The following proteins come from a genomic window of Candidatus Methanoperedens sp.:
- the albA gene encoding DNA-binding protein Alba, whose translation MTEDNVVFIGNKPVMNYVLAIVTQFNNGAAEIYVKARGKAISRAVDAVEVSRNRFLPETRVKEIKIGTEKITTDRGDSNVSTIEIVLAK comes from the coding sequence ATGACAGAGGATAATGTAGTATTTATCGGGAACAAACCGGTGATGAATTATGTTCTTGCAATAGTTACACAGTTCAATAATGGAGCTGCGGAAATTTATGTAAAAGCAAGAGGAAAAGCAATATCAAGGGCAGTTGATGCTGTAGAAGTTTCAAGGAACAGGTTTTTGCCTGAAACAAGAGTAAAAGAGATAAAGATCGGGACAGAAAAAATTACAACCGACCGGGGAGATTCCAACGTTTCTACGATAGAGATTGTTCTGGCAAAATAG
- a CDS encoding MarR family transcriptional regulator codes for MEIEEKILKLIQSKKNGIFQNELWKNAKIDSSKCSRIVTKLEKDGLITREQDSSKGNKTYLLKAIVKKEKKAKNFNLLMTKDLFSPCTGCSLECIPENCIPLSEWIYCLEVE; via the coding sequence ATGGAGATTGAAGAAAAGATCCTGAAGCTGATACAATCAAAGAAAAACGGCATTTTCCAGAACGAACTATGGAAAAACGCCAAAATAGATAGCAGTAAATGTTCGAGGATTGTCACAAAGCTCGAAAAAGACGGATTGATCACAAGAGAACAGGATTCCTCAAAAGGGAACAAGACCTACCTGCTCAAAGCCATCGTAAAAAAGGAAAAAAAAGCAAAGAATTTCAATTTATTAATGACCAAGGACTTGTTTTCACCATGCACTGGCTGCTCTCTGGAATGTATTCCTGAAAATTGTATACCCCTTTCCGAATGGATTTATTGTTTAGAAGTTGAATAG
- a CDS encoding DUF3368 domain-containing protein: MKVTGTLGLLKIGYELCPIKDKPELKKIINDLIATGFFLTPDIIEGILDTEKKPKNRI; the protein is encoded by the coding sequence GTGAAGGTCACAGGCACACTGGGATTGCTTAAAATCGGGTATGAACTTTGCCCGATAAAAGATAAACCGGAACTTAAGAAAATAATAAATGATCTGATAGCCACAGGATTTTTTTTAACACCTGATATCATAGAAGGTATTCTGGATACAGAAAAGAAACCGAAAAATAGGATTTGA
- a CDS encoding phosphoribosylaminoimidazolesuccinocarboxamide synthase has protein sequence MKLSELYSGKAKTVFKTDDPEKLIMEFRNSLTAFDGKKKSEAPKKGYYNAQIAAKLLTLLEDRGIKTHFNSMISDTEMVVDAVDIIKIEVIVRNIAAGSLVRKYPFETGQKLNPPILVFDYKSDEHGDPMINDDIALALGLATGSELSEIRKIAISINSILVDYLDKRNLLLPDFKLEFGRHKGKIILADEISCDTCRFWDKTTGESLDKDVFRFDKGDLVAAYREVARRIVPEIFKNVK, from the coding sequence ATCAAGCTCTCGGAACTTTATTCTGGCAAGGCAAAGACCGTTTTTAAAACCGATGATCCTGAAAAGCTGATAATGGAATTCAGGAACAGCCTTACGGCGTTTGATGGTAAGAAGAAAAGCGAAGCGCCAAAGAAAGGATATTACAATGCGCAGATCGCAGCGAAACTCTTAACGCTCCTTGAAGACAGAGGTATCAAAACCCATTTTAACAGCATGATTTCAGATACCGAAATGGTCGTGGATGCTGTGGACATTATAAAAATCGAAGTCATTGTAAGGAATATCGCGGCAGGCTCACTTGTCAGGAAATACCCATTTGAGACTGGCCAGAAACTTAATCCTCCGATTTTGGTTTTCGATTATAAGAGCGATGAACACGGCGATCCTATGATCAATGATGATATCGCACTTGCTCTTGGGCTTGCAACAGGGTCGGAACTTTCGGAAATTCGAAAAATTGCAATTTCGATCAACTCTATCCTTGTTGATTACCTGGATAAGAGGAACCTTCTGCTCCCGGATTTTAAGCTTGAATTCGGAAGACATAAGGGTAAAATCATACTTGCGGATGAGATATCCTGCGATACATGCAGGTTCTGGGACAAGACAACCGGAGAATCGCTTGACAAGGATGTGTTCAGGTTCGATAAAGGCGACCTTGTGGCTGCATATCGGGAAGTGGCAAGAAGAATAGTACCTGAAATATTCAAGAACGTAAAATGA
- a CDS encoding dihydromethanopterin reductase (acceptor), producing the protein MKLAWCITGAGHFLRDSFDVFKELKEKNRELKVTSFVSRAAEEVIKMYGLRNDLINISGGNYLEECFYEQEQGASFPKAGRLLLKKYDALILTPATSNTIAKLAYGIADTLVTNAVAQAVKGNVPVYIVPVDIEGHIESKMPFFIDREICKKCEICLPMKECPNKAITDQIDLLKCNGCGFCVQLCSYGAIIGGLTKIKVRDIDSNNVKILGELEGITILDHPRKVHGLMDNAKIEVLNDK; encoded by the coding sequence ATGAAACTTGCATGGTGTATCACTGGCGCAGGACATTTTTTACGTGACAGCTTTGATGTTTTTAAAGAATTAAAAGAAAAGAACAGGGAACTTAAGGTTACATCGTTTGTATCGCGTGCCGCAGAAGAAGTAATTAAAATGTATGGATTGCGAAATGATCTAATTAATATTTCAGGCGGCAACTATCTTGAAGAGTGCTTTTATGAGCAGGAGCAGGGTGCAAGCTTTCCGAAAGCCGGAAGATTGCTATTGAAAAAGTATGATGCTCTTATCTTAACCCCTGCAACTTCAAACACTATAGCCAAACTTGCGTATGGAATAGCAGATACTCTCGTTACAAATGCTGTTGCTCAGGCTGTAAAAGGAAATGTCCCGGTTTATATTGTTCCCGTTGATATCGAAGGACATATAGAATCAAAAATGCCCTTCTTCATAGACAGGGAGATCTGTAAGAAGTGTGAGATTTGCCTGCCGATGAAAGAATGCCCGAATAAGGCAATTACCGATCAGATCGATCTATTAAAATGCAATGGATGCGGATTTTGCGTACAATTATGTAGTTATGGTGCGATAATAGGTGGATTAACAAAAATTAAAGTCCGTGATATTGATTCAAATAACGTGAAAATCCTAGGCGAACTTGAAGGAATAACAATACTCGATCATCCCCGAAAAGTCCATGGTCTCATGGACAATGCAAAAATTGAAGTACTAAACGATAAATGA
- a CDS encoding LSM domain-containing protein: MFPTKKVQTLIGTIIQVEMKGDKHTLEGKLESADEYLNLHLNDTYEIIEGVKSRSLGSVILRGNNIIMLSPVE, translated from the coding sequence TTGTTCCCCACTAAAAAAGTCCAGACATTGATTGGTACGATTATACAGGTTGAGATGAAAGGAGACAAACATACCCTTGAGGGAAAGCTTGAAAGTGCAGATGAATATTTAAATCTGCACCTGAATGATACATATGAAATCATAGAGGGCGTAAAATCGCGCTCCCTTGGTTCTGTCATCCTGAGAGGAAATAATATTATCATGTTAAGTCCTGTAGAGTAG